The genomic DNA CATATCCATGCTCGCCCTGAAAGCTTATCAGGCGGTATGCGCCAACGCGTTGCACTTGCCCGCACACTACTGCAAGACAAGCCGATTGTGTTAATGGATGAGCCTTTTTCGGCGTTAGATGCCGTGACACGCCATAAATTACAAACGCTGGCCGCGACCTTATTAAAAGATAAAACCGTCTTGTTAATCACCCATGATCCACAAGAAGCGTTACGGCTTGGTGACCAAATATTGCTGATGTCGGGTTCACCCGCGACCATGGTCTCGCTCCCTACCCCACAAGGTCAGGCTCCGCGTAATTACAGCGCAGAACTCGCACAACACCAACAAAGTATTATCACGCGTTTGGAGCAAGATTATGGTTAATCATCCTCAAATTGCTTTACAAAAAGCGGCTTTGCAGAAAACGGGGCGACCAAAAAACAGACAAGCAAAATCGTGGACGAATGCGGTATCACACCCTGTGATTCGTCTGATGATCAGCACAGCTATCATCGTGGGATTATGGCAATTAGCGGTTGTTGTATTTGAACTACCCAGCTTTATTCTACCGACACCTCTGGCTGTTTTTTACAAACTGCTTCAGCGCTATGACGTGTTGTTTTATCACGCATCAGTCACCGCATCTGAAGTCTTATTAGGGCTGTTACTTGGGCTATCAATGGGGCTCATATTTGCATTGCAAATGCTATTGTTTGATCCGCTAAGACGTTGGTTATTGCCTATTTTAATCGCAAGCCAAGCCATTCCCGTCTTTGCCATTGCTCCTATTTTGATGCTTTGGCTGGGCTATGGCATTGCGTCTAAAGTCGTCATGGCTGCGCTCATCATTTTCTTCCCTATTACCACCTGCTGCTACGACGGGCTACGTCATACACCAACGGGCTATTTAGATCTGGCGAAAACAATGGGTGCCAATAAATGGCAGCTTTTACGTCATATTCGCCTGCCCGCAGCGTTACCTGCATTAGCATCTGGTATTCGGGTAGCTGTTGTTGTGGCGCCGATTGGCGCAGTGGTTGGCGAATGGGTGGGCTCTAGCGAAGGCTTAGGTTATCTGATGCTGCAAGCTAACGCACGGATGTTGATCGACGAAATGTTCGCCGCGTTATTCATTCTCGCGTCATTCTCGATTGCACTCTACTTCTTTGCGGATATAGCACTTAAGCGTCTTATCCCTTGGCAAAGCACAGAACATACACATTGATTCTATGTACTCATTTTCAGCTCATACCATGCTAGATAAGCCACTCTTTAGCTATCTGTTTAGAAAGCTAATTGGCTCAGTGGTATTGGCGTCACTATAACTATTACGATAAAGGCTCAATATGAAAAATTGGTTTACACAACAGAAAGTTACAAAGTGTGCTTTAGCACTAGGTTTAGCTATTGTAACCATCGGCAGCACAGCAGCTTCTGCAGCAGACACTGCGAACAAAGAAATGACCTTGATGCTGGATTGGTTTGTTAACCCTAACCACGGTCCAATTGTTATCGCCCAAGAAAGAGGACTATTTAACGATCAAGGCTTAACTATTCAGATCCAAGAGCCTGCCGATCCTAGCGTACCTGCGAAACTGGTTGCTGCGGGTAAAATCGATATGGCCATTTCGTACCAAACAAGCCTAACCACTGATGTTGCCGCTGGCTTACCTCTTATCCGCTCTGCAACACTCATCGCCACACCGCTCAATACACTAATGACATTAGATAATGGCAAAATCAAAACACTTGCTGATTTAAAAGGCAAAAAAATTGGTATTGCGATTGCGGGGAACGAAGAAGCGACCATAGGCACTATGTTACAGAGCCAAGGGGTGGCTTTTGACGATGTGAAAATTATTAATGTAGGCTGGGCACTCTCATCTTCACTTGCATCAGGCAAAGTCGATGCGATTTGGGGCGGTTTACGTAACTTTGAAACGAATCAATTAGCACTCGAAGGTTACAAAGCAAAAGCCTTCTTCCCAGAAGAGCACGGTGTACCGTCATACGATGAGCTTGTTGTTGTCGCCAATAAAAACAGCTACGACGCTGATGCGCTGAAGAAATTCAACAAAGCCATTGAACTTGCAACACAGTACATAGTGAACCACCCAGACCAAGCATGGAAAGAGTTTGTTGCCTATGCCCCAGACACGCTAAACAACGAATTAAACCGCCGCGCATGGCAAGACACTTTACCTCGTTTTGCATTACGTCCATCCGCTATCGATCCCGTTCGTTACGACAACTTCGCGCAGTTCATGTTTAAGCACAAGATCATCAGCCATGCACCTAAAGCGCAAGATT from Photobacterium sanguinicancri includes the following:
- a CDS encoding ABC transporter substrate-binding protein; the encoded protein is MKNWFTQQKVTKCALALGLAIVTIGSTAASAADTANKEMTLMLDWFVNPNHGPIVIAQERGLFNDQGLTIQIQEPADPSVPAKLVAAGKIDMAISYQTSLTTDVAAGLPLIRSATLIATPLNTLMTLDNGKIKTLADLKGKKIGIAIAGNEEATIGTMLQSQGVAFDDVKIINVGWALSSSLASGKVDAIWGGLRNFETNQLALEGYKAKAFFPEEHGVPSYDELVVVANKNSYDADALKKFNKAIELATQYIVNHPDQAWKEFVAYAPDTLNNELNRRAWQDTLPRFALRPSAIDPVRYDNFAQFMFKHKIISHAPKAQDYVPTL